Proteins co-encoded in one Methanobrevibacter sp. genomic window:
- a CDS encoding L-threonylcarbamoyladenylate synthase, with translation MKILKTDTKNFDKSIIGEAIEVMANGGVILYPTDTVYGLGANIFNRNAVKKIFQIKNRSPLKPLSILISSKKAIDIVAKVDVEDKKIIDKYLPGPYTFILNKTTVVPRTVTGGLTKVGVRVPDYNIACQLANLFPIITTSANLTNEETLNNPEDILKQLDVDVDLVIDVGELENNNPSTIVDLTSDKPVFTKR, from the coding sequence ATGAAAATATTAAAGACCGATACAAAAAATTTCGATAAATCAATAATAGGGGAAGCTATTGAAGTAATGGCTAATGGCGGGGTTATCTTATATCCTACTGATACCGTTTACGGATTGGGAGCGAATATTTTCAATAGAAATGCTGTTAAAAAGATTTTTCAGATTAAAAACAGATCTCCCCTAAAGCCATTGTCAATTTTAATTTCTTCAAAAAAGGCCATTGATATTGTGGCTAAAGTCGATGTTGAGGATAAAAAGATCATCGACAAATATTTGCCTGGGCCATACACATTTATTTTGAACAAAACAACTGTAGTTCCAAGAACAGTTACTGGTGGCCTTACCAAGGTTGGTGTCAGGGTTCCTGATTATAATATTGCTTGTCAGCTGGCTAATTTATTCCCAATCATTACTACAAGTGCGAATTTAACTAATGAAGAAACCTTGAATAATCCTGAAGATATTTTAAAACAATTGGATGTTGATGTGGATTTAGTTATTGACGTTGGGGAGCTTGAAAACAATAATCCTTCAACCATTGTAGATTTAACATCGGATAAACCTGTTTTCACTAAACGTTAA
- the pgsA gene encoding archaetidylinositol phosphate synthase — MLESLRPFLTRILNPIAEKININPNIVTLVSPFIALLSAIAYGEKIILLGATFILLSGFLDVVDGAVARFHGRTSKFGAFLDSTIDRIADGIIYIGIIFGGYCDWFIGILAIHSALTISYVKARAESQGVECNVGIAERAVRLIILMIGSVVGYLTAPIYFTYIIIFLVIISYITVVQRVYHVWRQLK; from the coding sequence ATGCTTGAGAGTCTACGACCTTTTTTAACAAGAATTTTAAATCCAATCGCTGAAAAAATCAATATAAATCCAAATATCGTCACTTTGGTTTCTCCATTCATTGCGTTGCTTTCAGCCATTGCCTATGGAGAGAAAATAATACTTTTAGGTGCGACATTCATTCTTTTAAGCGGATTTTTAGATGTTGTGGATGGTGCAGTAGCTCGTTTTCATGGAAGAACCTCCAAATTCGGAGCTTTTCTTGATTCAACAATTGACAGAATAGCTGATGGAATAATCTATATTGGAATAATCTTCGGAGGCTATTGCGACTGGTTTATAGGAATTCTTGCAATACATTCTGCATTGACAATCAGCTATGTAAAAGCAAGAGCAGAATCACAAGGAGTAGAATGTAATGTTGGTATTGCAGAGCGTGCAGTTAGACTGATTATCCTAATGATTGGATCTGTTGTAGGATATCTAACGGCGCCAATCTATTTCACATACATAATCATATTTTTAGTGATCATATCATACATTACAGTTGTTCAAAGAGTTTATCATGTATGGAGGCAGTTGAAATGA
- a CDS encoding DUF357 domain-containing protein produces MSNLESPEKIAIDIAKLERNLNQVADITFENEEKEVYDRAVDYMNDSKYYLEKEDYRTAFGCIEYSHGLLDALRMIHGLI; encoded by the coding sequence ATGAGTAATCTAGAAAGTCCGGAAAAAATAGCCATAGACATTGCAAAATTAGAGAGAAACTTGAATCAGGTAGCCGACATTACCTTTGAAAATGAAGAAAAGGAAGTTTATGATAGGGCAGTAGACTATATGAATGATTCCAAGTATTATTTGGAAAAAGAGGATTATAGAACTGCATTCGGCTGTATCGAATATAGCCATGGGCTTTTAGATGCCCTTCGTATGATTCATGGATTGATTTAA
- a CDS encoding ABC transporter ATP-binding protein, whose amino-acid sequence MSNIVEIKDLVKTYEDGNIKALNGINLTIEEGEFVSIIGPSGSGKSTLLNMLGALDTPDSGSISVAGYNLESNKKLNEFRADKIGFVFQLHNLIPNLSVVENVEIPMFTKKWGSKKMRERALHLLDIVGLGDKAKMLPNQLSGGERQRVAIARALANEPSIILADEPTGSLDSKTSNKILKQLNKLHKEENVTLIMVTHDMDVARLADRVIEVLDGKIKADADDSLLDSEIKIH is encoded by the coding sequence ATGAGCAATATTGTTGAAATTAAAGATTTGGTTAAAACTTATGAAGACGGAAATATCAAGGCTTTAAACGGCATTAATCTTACAATCGAGGAAGGAGAGTTTGTATCTATTATCGGACCTTCAGGTTCTGGAAAATCCACTCTTCTTAACATGTTGGGTGCTCTTGATACTCCAGATTCAGGTTCAATTTCTGTTGCTGGCTATAATTTGGAATCCAATAAGAAATTAAACGAGTTTAGAGCTGACAAGATAGGCTTTGTTTTCCAGCTTCATAATTTGATTCCAAACTTGTCAGTTGTTGAGAATGTTGAGATTCCTATGTTTACCAAGAAATGGGGCTCAAAAAAGATGCGTGAAAGGGCTCTTCACTTATTGGATATTGTCGGACTGGGGGATAAGGCTAAAATGCTTCCTAATCAGTTGTCCGGTGGTGAGCGTCAAAGGGTTGCTATTGCACGTGCCTTGGCTAATGAACCATCCATTATTTTGGCTGACGAACCAACAGGGTCATTGGATTCAAAAACAAGTAACAAGATTTTAAAACAGCTAAACAAGCTCCATAAGGAAGAGAATGTAACTTTGATTATGGTTACTCATGATATGGATGTTGCCAGATTGGCTGATAGGGTCATTGAAGTGTTGGACGGCAAGATCAAGGCCGACGCTGATGATTCTCTTTTGGACAGTGAAATCAAAATTCACTAG
- a CDS encoding ABC transporter permease translates to MSFLKLILKNPFRRKTSAILAIVGICIGITTIVALGGITDGLVGTFEDTIHAGGADFTVTGKDSGNTAYGTNTISSNWTSIIASVEGVNSTFPIYVTLTNVDGNPMFTLIGINANATDAAEMEITSGRIFKENSSEIVVGKIFAENKNLSIGDSVSVNGEKFEIVGTFESGDQGSDGGAFTSISKVGEISGDEGSISNVYVVVDKESDPKEVADRIDEKYGENITTVSSVMEMNQMADMLNMLKSASLAISLLAIVVGGLGIINTMLMSVFERTREIGVLKAVGWSNKRILLMIVGESLVITILSAILGSIIGYVAVTIAGPMIGITPIFTLQTFAQAFIIAIAVGIIGGIFPAMKAMKLPPTEALRYE, encoded by the coding sequence ATGTCGTTTTTAAAGTTAATTCTTAAAAATCCTTTCAGGAGGAAAACAAGCGCTATTCTAGCTATTGTGGGAATTTGTATTGGAATAACTACAATCGTAGCACTTGGAGGTATTACTGATGGACTTGTTGGTACCTTTGAAGACACAATTCATGCAGGTGGAGCCGACTTTACCGTAACTGGAAAAGATTCAGGTAACACTGCCTACGGAACCAATACGATCAGTTCCAACTGGACCAGCATAATAGCATCAGTAGAAGGAGTAAACAGCACATTTCCTATTTATGTAACTCTTACAAACGTTGATGGAAATCCAATGTTTACGTTGATAGGAATAAATGCAAATGCAACCGATGCTGCAGAAATGGAAATAACCAGTGGAAGAATATTCAAGGAAAATTCATCTGAAATAGTCGTTGGTAAAATTTTTGCTGAAAATAAGAATCTGTCAATAGGGGATTCCGTTTCTGTTAATGGAGAAAAATTTGAAATAGTGGGAACCTTTGAATCAGGTGATCAGGGAAGTGACGGGGGTGCTTTCACATCAATTTCAAAAGTCGGTGAGATTTCTGGTGATGAGGGCAGCATAAGTAACGTTTATGTTGTGGTGGATAAGGAATCTGACCCTAAAGAAGTTGCAGACAGGATAGATGAAAAATATGGTGAAAATATTACAACAGTGTCTTCTGTCATGGAAATGAATCAAATGGCTGACATGTTGAATATGTTAAAGTCAGCATCTCTTGCGATTTCTCTTTTAGCTATCGTTGTTGGTGGTTTGGGCATTATCAATACAATGCTGATGTCAGTATTTGAAAGAACTCGTGAAATTGGAGTTTTAAAAGCAGTAGGATGGTCCAATAAAAGAATTTTACTAATGATTGTAGGTGAATCTCTTGTTATTACTATTTTATCAGCTATTCTAGGATCCATTATAGGATATGTTGCTGTTACAATTGCAGGGCCAATGATTGGCATAACTCCTATATTCACATTACAGACATTTGCACAGGCATTCATCATAGCCATTGCAGTCGGAATAATTGGTGGAATATTCCCTGCTATGAAAGCAATGAAATTGCCTCCGACTGAAGCTTTGAGGTATGAGTAG
- a CDS encoding ABC transporter ATP-binding protein, with the protein MSNIVEIKDLVKTYEKGNIKALNGIHLTIEDGEFVSIIGPSGSGKSTLLNMLGALDVPDSGYINVAGFDLTSNKKLNEFRGDKIGFIFQLHNLIPNLSVVENVEIPMFTKKWGSKKMRERALHLLDIVGLEDKAKMKPNQLSGGERQRVAIARALANEPSIILADEPTGSLDSKTSNKILKQLNELHKKENVTLIMVTHDMDVARLADRVIEVLDGKIKTDADDSLLDSEIKIH; encoded by the coding sequence ATGAGCAATATTGTTGAGATTAAAGATTTGGTTAAAACATATGAAAAGGGAAATATCAAAGCTTTAAACGGCATCCACCTCACTATTGAGGATGGTGAGTTCGTATCTATCATTGGGCCTTCAGGTTCCGGCAAGTCCACTCTTTTAAACATGTTGGGTGCTTTGGATGTTCCTGACAGTGGATACATTAACGTTGCCGGCTTCGATTTAACTTCCAACAAGAAATTAAATGAGTTCAGGGGAGACAAGATAGGTTTCATTTTCCAGCTTCATAATTTGATTCCAAACCTGTCAGTTGTTGAGAATGTTGAGATTCCTATGTTTACCAAGAAATGGGGCTCAAAAAAGATGCGTGAAAGGGCTCTTCACTTGTTGGATATTGTTGGACTGGAGGATAAGGCCAAAATGAAGCCAAACCAGTTGTCTGGTGGTGAGCGTCAAAGGGTAGCTATTGCACGTGCATTGGCTAACGAGCCTTCAATCATTCTGGCTGATGAGCCCACAGGTTCTCTTGATTCAAAAACAAGTAACAAGATTTTAAAACAGCTCAATGAACTTCATAAAAAGGAAAACGTAACTTTGATTATGGTTACTCATGATATGGATGTTGCTAGATTGGCTGATAGGGTCATTGAAGTGTTGGACGGCAAGATTAAGACTGACGCTGATGATTCTCTTTTGGACAGTGAAATCAAAATTCACTAG
- a CDS encoding ABC transporter permease, with amino-acid sequence MSFLSLILKNPFRNRTRAFLAIVGIGIGIATIVALGGITDGLIASAEDTLHSGGTDITITGSSSTSVSDQSSMFGTTKLNESWVDKIKKEKGVTEAVGVYSSTIPHDNKIMSLVGINPSDVKFAELNIIKGHIFADSDAKEIIAGKVTAETNNVTVGDEITIGDETFKVVGIFESGNSNQDMSYFMTLDNMQDLMDDEGNISSIFVKVDPKMEPEEVGDALEDKYDDNITVISSLSDLGMAKDLIDMLHGVSFGISLLAIVIGGVGIINTMLMSVLERTREIGVLKAVGWSNKKILMMIIAESIVLTVAAAIVGTIVGIIGVEIFMSLNILGGMSAIFTPQTIVEAFSIAIIVGIIGGVYPAIKAVRLPPTEALRYE; translated from the coding sequence ATGTCATTTTTATCGTTAATTTTAAAAAATCCATTTAGGAATAGGACCAGGGCATTTCTGGCAATTGTCGGTATTGGTATTGGCATTGCTACTATTGTTGCTCTTGGTGGAATTACTGATGGTTTAATAGCTAGTGCGGAGGATACTCTTCATTCAGGAGGTACTGACATTACAATTACAGGTTCCAGTTCCACTTCCGTTTCTGATCAATCCTCCATGTTTGGAACTACGAAACTAAATGAAAGCTGGGTTGATAAAATTAAAAAAGAAAAGGGAGTCACTGAAGCGGTTGGAGTATATTCAAGTACAATTCCACACGATAACAAGATAATGTCATTGGTTGGAATAAATCCTAGTGATGTTAAGTTTGCAGAATTGAATATAATAAAAGGCCACATCTTCGCCGATAGCGATGCTAAGGAAATCATTGCAGGTAAGGTAACTGCCGAAACAAACAATGTGACTGTCGGGGATGAGATAACAATCGGAGATGAAACATTCAAGGTTGTTGGAATTTTCGAATCAGGTAATTCCAATCAGGATATGAGTTATTTCATGACTTTGGACAACATGCAGGATTTAATGGATGATGAGGGAAACATATCTTCCATTTTTGTTAAGGTAGATCCTAAAATGGAGCCTGAAGAGGTTGGAGATGCATTGGAGGATAAATATGACGATAACATAACCGTCATTTCCTCACTTTCTGACTTGGGGATGGCTAAAGACTTGATTGATATGCTTCATGGTGTTTCATTCGGTATTTCATTGTTGGCTATTGTAATCGGTGGTGTTGGAATCATTAACACTATGCTCATGTCTGTTCTTGAAAGAACTCGTGAAATTGGTGTTTTGAAGGCTGTAGGTTGGTCCAATAAAAAGATTTTGATGATGATTATTGCAGAGTCAATAGTATTGACAGTTGCTGCAGCCATTGTAGGTACCATTGTCGGTATCATTGGTGTTGAAATCTTCATGAGCCTTAACATTCTCGGTGGAATGAGTGCAATATTTACACCACAAACAATTGTCGAGGCATTTTCAATTGCTATAATCGTCGGTATAATCGGAGGGGTCTATCCAGCTATCAAGGCTGTCCGCTTGCCTCCGACAGAAGCTTTGAGGTATGAGTAG
- the fbp gene encoding fructose-1,6-bisphosphate aldolase/phosphatase: MKTTISVIKADIGSVSGHCVAHPELMDICDDVLNDALESGILTDYYISRCGDDIDLIMAHQNGEENQEVHETAYNAFMKATERARELKLYGAGQDLLSDTFSGNIKGMGPGVAEMEFKERPSDPVLVFCCDKTEPGAFNMPIFKMFADPFNTAGLVIDPSLHDGFKFEVFDVIEHRKVILDCPEEMYDLLALIGSTGRYVIKRVWKKNGEIAAAISTERLNLMAGEYVGKDDPAAIVRAQSGFPANGEVVEPFAFPHMVSGWMRGSHNGPLMPVSEEDANPIRFDGPPRVIGLGFQVADGQLIGPVDLFDDPAFDPTREEAALIASYIRRHGPFEPHRLPAEEMEYTSLPGVMEKLEERFEDME, encoded by the coding sequence ATGAAAACAACTATTAGTGTAATCAAAGCAGATATTGGAAGTGTTTCTGGACACTGTGTTGCTCATCCTGAGTTAATGGATATTTGTGACGATGTATTAAACGATGCTTTAGAATCTGGTATTTTAACTGATTATTATATAAGCCGTTGTGGAGACGACATTGATTTGATAATGGCTCACCAAAATGGTGAAGAAAATCAAGAAGTACACGAAACAGCTTATAACGCTTTTATGAAAGCTACTGAAAGAGCACGTGAATTAAAGTTATATGGTGCAGGTCAAGATTTATTATCTGATACCTTCTCAGGAAACATTAAAGGTATGGGTCCTGGTGTAGCTGAAATGGAATTCAAAGAAAGACCAAGTGATCCTGTATTGGTATTCTGCTGTGATAAAACCGAACCTGGTGCATTTAACATGCCTATTTTCAAAATGTTTGCAGATCCATTTAACACTGCAGGTCTTGTTATTGACCCAAGTTTACACGATGGTTTCAAATTCGAAGTATTTGATGTAATCGAACACAGAAAAGTTATTTTAGACTGTCCTGAAGAAATGTATGATTTACTTGCTTTAATTGGTTCTACTGGAAGATACGTAATTAAAAGAGTATGGAAGAAAAACGGTGAAATTGCAGCTGCAATAAGTACTGAAAGATTAAACTTAATGGCTGGAGAATATGTAGGTAAAGATGACCCTGCAGCTATTGTAAGAGCACAATCAGGATTCCCAGCTAACGGTGAAGTAGTTGAACCATTTGCATTCCCTCACATGGTAAGTGGATGGATGAGGGGATCTCACAACGGTCCTTTAATGCCTGTATCTGAAGAAGATGCAAACCCGATCAGATTCGACGGACCTCCAAGAGTAATTGGTTTAGGTTTCCAAGTTGCTGATGGTCAATTAATTGGTCCTGTAGACTTGTTCGATGACCCTGCTTTCGACCCTACCAGAGAAGAAGCAGCTTTAATTGCAAGTTACATCAGAAGACATGGTCCATTTGAACCTCACAGATTACCTGCTGAAGAAATGGAATACACTTCATTGCCTGGTGTAATGGAAAAACTCGAAGAAAGATTTGAAGATATGGAATAA
- the thiI gene encoding tRNA uracil 4-sulfurtransferase ThiI, whose translation MDYTLIIVRYGEIGLKSPKVRSRFERKLVKNIKAASDCEVERSQGRIYVYPKNMEETLNKLNKIFGIVSYSPAVTTYTNTEDIDSTLEKYVDVLLEGGILTSETTFAIKCRRVGNHDFTSQEMAGHCGAVVVRKVGCPVDLTNPELTIYVEIRDNETFIYHEKVEGPGGLPLGTQGKVISLLSSGIDSPVATYMMMKRGCEVIALHFDAEPYTKPKSREKFDDLVDALNVYAAGVPIQKRIVKFGDYLKKCKDDAPEKMTCVLCKSGMYQVASKLAEKTGALALVDGSSVGQVASQTLANILATRNDSEYPILSPLIGLDKSEIQKIAEKIGTFEISKVDDGGCDAAPRYPETKADIERVNEAKDSMNQKEAVEEAFNNISKE comes from the coding sequence GTGGATTATACTTTAATAATTGTCAGATATGGGGAAATCGGTCTTAAAAGTCCGAAGGTAAGATCAAGATTTGAAAGAAAGCTGGTAAAGAACATAAAGGCGGCCAGCGATTGTGAAGTTGAGAGGAGCCAGGGAAGAATCTATGTTTATCCGAAAAACATGGAAGAAACACTCAATAAATTAAATAAGATATTCGGTATTGTTTCATATTCTCCTGCCGTTACAACATACACCAATACTGAGGATATTGATTCTACACTTGAAAAATATGTTGATGTTTTATTGGAAGGGGGAATTCTAACCTCCGAAACAACATTTGCAATCAAATGCAGGCGTGTTGGAAATCATGACTTCACATCTCAGGAAATGGCTGGTCATTGTGGAGCCGTGGTGGTGCGTAAGGTGGGTTGTCCCGTTGACCTGACAAATCCGGAATTAACAATATACGTTGAAATAAGGGATAATGAAACATTCATTTATCATGAAAAGGTTGAAGGGCCTGGAGGTTTGCCTTTAGGAACTCAAGGTAAGGTAATATCATTGTTATCAAGCGGAATAGATTCCCCTGTAGCTACTTATATGATGATGAAAAGGGGATGTGAGGTTATCGCCCTTCATTTTGATGCAGAACCTTATACCAAACCAAAGTCACGTGAAAAATTCGATGATTTGGTTGATGCATTGAATGTATATGCTGCTGGCGTTCCAATACAGAAAAGAATTGTTAAGTTTGGAGATTACTTAAAGAAATGTAAAGATGATGCTCCTGAGAAAATGACCTGTGTTCTATGTAAATCAGGAATGTATCAGGTTGCTTCAAAGCTTGCAGAAAAAACAGGGGCTTTGGCTCTTGTTGATGGTAGCAGTGTAGGCCAGGTGGCTTCCCAGACACTTGCCAACATATTGGCCACTAGAAATGACTCTGAATATCCTATATTGAGTCCTTTGATTGGTTTGGACAAATCAGAAATTCAAAAGATAGCTGAAAAGATAGGTACCTTTGAGATATCCAAAGTCGACGATGGGGGTTGCGATGCAGCTCCTAGGTATCCTGAAACCAAGGCGGATATTGAAAGGGTAAACGAAGCAAAAGATTCAATGAATCAAAAGGAGGCAGTAGAAGAGGCTTTCAATAATATTTCTAAAGAATAA
- a CDS encoding potassium/proton antiporter — protein MDIHFLLLLAGLVLFASVLFTRFTSKIGVPILVVFLFLGIFLDTGRFVQNSISNYNLVQSISIFALITIMFSGGLDTSFGHIKPVLKEGISLSTVGVFITFIVVGLSVHYIFNMDLMLSLLLGATVSSTDAAAVFSIFRTQNMKIKYDLDNILELESGTNDPMAYIIVISIIHLILHPQTSMVQIVIQFIVSLVVGFIGGALLGKGLSIFLARLKLPIEGLYPVLLVSAAILSYAITEYFGGNGFLAVYIAGIIIGNCKIKYKELQLSFFDGFAWVMQIIMFILLGAFTDPSELLTVFVPALIISIVLIFVARPIAVLITLAPFKLNMRAKTFISWAGVKGAIPIVFAFYPLVAQIPDAMTLLNTVMVITCMSVLLQGSTLKVVAKHLNLLN, from the coding sequence ATGGATATACATTTTTTATTATTATTAGCAGGTTTGGTTCTTTTTGCAAGTGTGCTGTTCACTAGGTTCACTTCAAAGATTGGAGTTCCAATACTTGTTGTATTTTTATTTTTAGGAATTTTTTTGGATACTGGACGTTTTGTTCAGAATTCGATTAGTAATTATAACTTGGTTCAATCGATTAGTATCTTTGCTCTTATAACAATCATGTTTTCTGGTGGTTTGGATACTAGTTTCGGTCATATAAAGCCCGTTTTGAAGGAAGGAATTTCATTGTCTACAGTTGGGGTTTTCATAACCTTTATTGTGGTTGGATTGTCCGTACATTATATTTTCAATATGGATTTGATGTTGTCCTTGCTTTTGGGAGCTACAGTTTCATCTACAGATGCTGCTGCCGTATTTTCCATTTTCAGGACTCAGAACATGAAAATCAAGTACGATTTGGACAATATTCTGGAACTGGAGAGTGGTACAAACGATCCGATGGCTTATATTATTGTAATTTCAATCATCCACTTGATATTGCACCCTCAAACTTCAATGGTGCAAATTGTTATACAGTTCATAGTATCCTTGGTTGTAGGATTTATTGGAGGTGCTCTTTTAGGAAAAGGACTTTCAATATTTCTTGCAAGGTTAAAATTGCCTATTGAAGGTTTATATCCTGTTTTGCTGGTGTCTGCAGCAATTTTATCCTATGCGATAACAGAATACTTTGGCGGAAACGGATTCTTGGCAGTATATATAGCTGGAATCATTATAGGTAACTGTAAAATCAAATATAAAGAGTTGCAGCTGTCATTTTTCGACGGATTTGCTTGGGTTATGCAGATTATAATGTTCATATTGTTAGGGGCATTCACAGATCCTTCAGAATTGCTGACAGTTTTCGTCCCTGCATTAATAATATCAATCGTTTTGATATTTGTCGCAAGGCCGATTGCCGTTCTAATCACATTGGCTCCGTTTAAGCTGAATATGAGGGCAAAGACATTTATTTCATGGGCTGGTGTTAAAGGTGCAATCCCTATCGTATTTGCATTCTATCCGCTCGTTGCACAAATACCTGATGCGATGACATTGCTAAATACGGTTATGGTTATCACCTGTATGTCAGTATTGCTCCAAGGTTCCACACTGAAAGTGGTTGCTAAACATTTAAATTTGTTGAATTAG